CATAAAGTTAGAGAGTATGAAAATATGGGTTTTTATAAATATCAACAGAGGATTGCTTTGAGAAATTGTGGGCTAATTGAACCTCATAATATAAGAGAATATATAGCTCGTGATGGATATCGAGCTTTAGGAAAAGCATTGACGGAGATGACTCCTGAGGAAGTAATTGATGAGGTAAAAACTTCTAAGTTACGCGGTAGAGGAGGAGGAGGTTTTCCTACGGGGGTTAAATGGGAATTAGCGAAAGCAGCAGAGGGATCTCCCAAATTTATTATCTGCAATGCTGATGAGGGGGATCCAGGAGCATTTATGGATCGTAGTATTTTAGAAGGGGATCCACATAGTGTGATTGAAGGCTTGGCTCTTGGAGGTTATGCTATTGGAGCTAATCAGGCGTATGTTTATGTAAGAGCTGAGTATCCATTGGCAGTAGATAGACTGGAGAAAGCTATTAAGTTAGCTAAAGAATTGGGAGTATTAGGAGAAAATATCTTCGACAGTGATTTTGATTTTAATGTGGAGATTCGAGTTGGAGCTGGTGCTTTTGTTTGTGGTGAAGAGACTGCATTAATTCATTCTGTTCAAGGAGATAGAGGTGATCCAAGGGGAAAACCTCCTTATCCTGCAAATGAGGGTTTATGGGACCAGCCAACAGTAATCAATAATGTAGAAACTTTAGCTAATATTCCTCAAATTATTTTGAATGGAGGAAATTGGTTTAGCCATATTGGAATTGATGAAAGCACTGGAACGAAGGTTTTTGCTTTAGCTGGAGATATCTATAATACTGGATTAATTGAAGTTCCTATGGGAACAACACTTAGAGAAATAATCTTTAATCTTGGTGGCGGGATTCCTGATAATAAAGAGTTTAAGGCGGCTCAGACTGGGGGGCCTTCTGGAGGATGTCTTCCGAAGGATAAATTGGATATTTCAATGGATTATGATTCACTATTAGAAGTTGGTTCAATGATGGGATCAGGTGGTTTGATTGTAATGGATGAAGACACCTGTATGGTAGATGTAGCCCGCTTTTATTTAGATTTTACGCAGGATGAAGCTTGTGGTAAATGTACTCCAGGAAGAGTAGGGACTAAGCGTTTGCTAGAGATGTTAAATAGGATTGTCAACGGTGAAGCAGAGGAGAATATTCTTGACAAATTAGAAGCACTTTGTCATGAGATTAAGAAGACAGCTCTTTGTGGTTTAGGTCAGTCAGCTCCTAATCCAATTTTAAGCACATTGAAATACTTTCGGGATGAGTATGAGGCTCATGTTTTTGATAAATATTGTCCTGCCGGAGTTTGTAAAGAACTGTCAGGTTATAAAATAGATGAAGATGCTTGTGAAGCATGTGGTGTTTGTAAGGAGAAATGTCCTGTTTCAGCGATTATAGGTGATAAAGAGGAAGGATATGAAATTGATCCTGAGATCTGTGAAAGTTGTGGTATTTGTGAAGAAGAGTGTCCTTATGAAGTAATTACCAGAGGTTAAGTTTGAGAGGAGGTTAATTAGTGGTTAGTATAACAGTAGATGGTCAAGAGGTAGAAGTAAAAGAAGGAGCAACAGTATTGGACGCTGCTGAGAAGCTAAATATTGATATTCCAACTCTTTGTTATTTAGAAGATTTGAATGAACCTGGTTCTTGTAGAGTCTGTTTGGTTGAAATAGAGGGAGAAGAGAACTATCAGCCATCTTGTGTTTATAATGTAACTGATGGATTAGAAGTAAGGACTAATACTCCAGGAGTTATAGAAGCCAGAAAGAAAATGATTGAATTGTTATTATCTGACCATCCCTTTGATTGTTTGACCTGTGCTGCTAATCAGAACTGTGAATTACAATCGCTAGCAAAACAGTACGGTATTAGAGATATAGATTTTGATGGTGAGCGAAATGAGTTTCCTGTTGATGACTTATCTCCAGCATTAGTTAGGGAGCCTAGCAAATGTATTCGCTGTCGGCGTTGTATTAATGTTTGTAGTGAGATTCAGGAAGTACATATCTATGATATGAATGAACGAGGGTTTGATTCCGTTGCTGCTCCTGCTTTTAATGAAAGTTTGATGGATACTCCCTGTATTACCTGCGGTCAGTGCATTATGGTCTGTCCTACAGGAGCATTACATGGACAGGACGATAAACAGAAAATCTGGGATGCTCTTGCTGATGATTCAAAACATGTAGTTATTCAGACTGCTCCTGCAATTAGAGTTACTATCGGTGAAATGTTTGGTATGGAAGTAGGTAGTTTGGTTACTGGTAAGCTAGTATCTGCTTTAAAGAAAGTAGGTTTTGATAGGGTTTTTGATGACTGCTTTGGTGCTGATGTTGTTGTAATGGAAGAGGGACATGAGTTAATGGAGCGTTTAGAGAGTGATAAAGATTTACCGCAGTTTACATCTTGTTGTCCAGGTTGGGTTAAATTTTGTGAATCCTTTTATCCGTCGCTATTGGATAATTTATCTAGCTGTAAGTCACCACAGCAGGTATTTGGGGCTTTAGCTAAGACTTATTATGCTGAAAAGGTAGGAATTGATCCTGAAAATATCTTTTCTGTTTCAACTATGCCTTGTGTAGCTAAAAAGTATGAAGCTCAGCGGCCAGAAATGAATGATAGTGGTACGCAAGATGTAGATGCTGTTTTGACTACTCGTGAATTAGGAGAGATGATCAAGCAAATAGGGATTGATATTAAAGACTTACCTGAACAAGAATATGATGAGCCTATGGGATATGCTACTGGGGCAGGAGTTATATTTGGTTCTACTGGTGGAGTACTAGAAGCAACACTCCGTACTGTTTATGAAAAATTAACAGGCGAAAGGTTAGAGGATTTTGAAATACAGGAAGTAAGAAGTCAGGATTTTAATGAAGCTGAAGTGAAATTGGATGAAGAGCGGAGTATAAAAGCAGCAGTAGCTAGAGGAACAGGAAATGCACGCAAATTGATTCATCGTGTACTATCTGGTGAAGCTGATTATGATTTTGTAGAAGTAATGGCTTGTCCAGCCGGAGGATGTGTTGGTGGCGGTGGACAGCCGATTTATTCTGGACGTGATCGATGGGGAAGAATGGTCGAAGATAGGGTAGCGAGAGCAGATGGACTATTTGAGGCAGATGGGAAAAAAGATATTAAAGTTGCTCATGAGAATCCATTTGTTAAAGAATTATATGATAGCTTTCTTGAGAAGCCGCATGGAGAAAAATCTCAAAAGTTATTGCATACTACCTACAAGGATAGACAGTTATATACTCATGAAGAACGTTATAGTGAGAAAAAGGGTAAAGAGATGAAAGAAGCAGATAAAAATAATTAATATTAAGCCCCCTTCTTAATTAAGAAGGGGACTTGCAAAATTTGTTAATTGAATTTAGTTTAAACAGAGATATCTTTTTCATCTAAGGGAAGTACAGTTTCATTTGAAACATCATTAATTACTTCTGCGGCAGAAGTATACCAAGCCATAAGAGCACAAATGATTCCCATATATCCGCCTAGTGTTCCGAATTTAGGTGCTACTAGATCTCCGAGAGCCAAGAGGAAGAAAGTAATCCATAGTGTTAAGAAGATAAGCCAAAGTGCCCTATTTAACTTAAAAGTACCTAACCACATATAAAAAGTGAAAATTCCCCAGGCAGTAAGTACTAATCCTATAGAAGTAGCTGCATTAGCGCCTAAATCGATCCAACCTAGTGCAGTAGAATATTCAAGTAAAGCAAAGAACATCCACCAGGCACCATAAGAAGTAAAAGCAGTTGCTCCAAAAGTATTACCTGTTTTGAATTCCCACATTCCAGCCATAAATTGAGCCAAACCACCATAAAATAATGCTAATGGAAAAACTATTGCTTTTCCTCCTGATAAAATTCCAGCATTATAAAAACTAAGTACAAAAGTTGTTAGTGCAAAACCAGCTAATCCTAATGGTGCTGGATTAGCTATCTTATTAGTAGTCATGTTTTATACCTCCATTTTAATAAGTATAATAGATTTAATCATTTATTATATTATTTGTAGGGTTTAGTATAAGATCACATCCTTTCTATAATGACATTATTATAGGAATTATATATAAATTAGTTTTAAATGTCAATAATTTTCTAAATTTTTTAATAGAATATTTATCGTGCAGGAATAATTCTTTTGATTAAGAATTAATAGGTGAAAGTTCCATTTAAAATTTTGGTAGGAGGGGTAAGATGGTTTATGAGCTAACAATAAATACTAATTCAAAGACTGAAATGGTAGATATAACTAATAAAATTCAGGGTTTAATTTTGGATTCGGGCATGGAAGGTGGAATTTGTACTCTATTTGTGCCTCATACTACTGCTGCGGTTACTATTAATGAGAATGCTGATTTGACAGTACAGAAAGATATTTTAAAAGAATTAAATAAAGTAATTCCTTTTGAAGATGATTACCAACATTTAGAAGGTAATTCAGCTGCTCATATTAAATCAACTTTAGTTGGATGTAGTCAACAATTGATTATCGAGAAAGGAGAATTAGTTTTGGGAACTTGGCAGGGGATTTATTTTTGTGAATTTGATGGTCCCCGTTCTAGAAAATTAAAAGTGAAATTGGCTTAATAAGAATAGGCAGAGGAGGAAAGGGATGTTAGTAGATTACCATGTTCACCCTATTGCTCACGATGATGGGGATCATTCAGAAGATAATTTAAGAGAATTTGTTAAACAGGCTAAAAAGGTGGGAGTTAGAGAATTAGGAATTGCTGATCATAATCGTTACTTTGATGCTTTTCAACCTGAAAATATTCAGACTATTAATAAAGAATTTGGAGAAGTTGAACTTAAATTTGGAATTGAGATGGATTATACTCCTGGACAAGAAGAAGAGATTGCTGAATTTTTAGATGAATTTGAGTTAGATTATGTAATTGGTTCTATACATTATCTTGGTGATTGGATGTTCGATCATCCTGACTATGTTGATGAATATAATAATCGTGATATTGATGAAATATATGAAAGATACTTCAATTATGTATCACAAGCTGCTAAGTCAGGTTTGTTTGACATTATAGGTCATCTTGATTTGATTAAAGTTTTTGATTTTCACCCCTGTTGTGATATATTAGAATATGCTAAACTAGTTTTAGAGACGATAGCTGACGAAGACCTTTGTATTGAGATTAATACTAATGGGCTTAATAAACCGGTAGAAGAGATTTATCCTAGCCGTAAGATATTACAGGAAGCTTACAATTTAGAAATTCCAGTTACTTTAAGTTCTGATGCTCATGTTCCTGAACGAGTAGGAGAAGAACTAGAGATGGCAAAAGAAATTTTAAAAGAAATAGGATATAGAGAAATAGCTACTTTTAAGAAACGTCAGTGTAAATTAATAAGTATTTAAAGTTTAATGATAAATAGAGGAGAATTATAATAATGGGATTAGTTACTAGAGATGATATTAGAAATATAGCTATTATTGCACATGTTGATCATGGTAAGACGACATTAGTAGACGGAATGTTAAAACAAAGCGGAATCTTTCATGAACAGAAGCAAGTAGAAAACAGAGTAATGGATACTAATGATTTAGAAAAAGAACGGGGTATTACGATTTTATCGAAAAATACAGCTATTGATTATAAAGGAATTAAGGTCAATATTGTTGATACTCCTGGTCATGCTGATTTTGGTGGAGAAGTAGAGAGAATTTTAAAGATGGTAGATGGAGTATTATTAATTGTAGATGCTTTTGAAGGGCCGATGCCTCAGACTAAGTTTGTATTGAGAAAAGCATTAAATTTAGATTTGAAGCCAATAGTGGTAATTAATAAGATAGATCGCAGTAATGCTCGCCCCTATGAAGTAGAAGATGAAGTTTTAGAATTATTCATTGAATTAGAGGCTTCTGATGAACAGTTAGAGTTTCCTGTAATTTATGCTTCTGGATTAGAAGGATTTTCTAAAGAAAAATTAGATGAGGAAAATAGAAATTTAGAACCGTTATTTCAGAAAATAATTACTCAAATTCCACCACCGACTGTAGATTTGAATGCACCATTACAGATGATAGTGACTACAATAGAATATAATGATTATGTAGGTAGACTTGCAGTAGGGAAGATTAAACAGGGTAAGATATCTAATGGAGCTTTAGTTTCAATCTGTAGATCTGATGGTAGTATTATTACTGATCAGATAAGTAATCTCTATCAGTATTCAGGTCTTGGACGCAAAGAAGTTGAAGATGCGAAAGCAGGTGACATAGTAGCTATTTCTGGGCTGAATGAAATAAATATTGGGGAAACAATTGCTGATAAAGATGATCCAAAGCCGTTACCATTTATTGAGATTGAAAAGCCTACTGTGACAATGACATTTACTACTAATGATAGTCCTTTCGCTGGTCAAGAAGGTGAGTTTTTAACTTCGCGTCATCTTCAGGCTAGATTTGATAAAGAATTAGAGAGGAATGTAGCTTTGGATGTGACTGAAACTAATAGTCCAGATACCTGGCGTGTTTCTGGTCGGGGTGTGCTTCATTTATCAGTTTTAATTGAAACTATGCGCCGTGAAGGTTATGAGTTTCAAGTTTCTAAACCAGATGTAATTACTAAACAAGAAGATGGTCAAAAATTAGAACCAATAAAAGAGTTAGTGATTGATATTCCTGAAAAATTCATGGGAACAATTATGGAGGAAATAGGACAGCGTAAAGGACAGATGCAGAATATGAAGCATCTTAATGCTGAGAGAATTAGATTAATATTTGAAATTCCAGCTAGGGGGCTAATTGGTTTTAGATCTGATTTTTTAACTATAACTAAAGGAGAAGGAATTATTAATCATACTTTTTCTCATTATGCTCCTTATAAAGGAGGATTACCTGAACGGCAACATGGTTCTTTAGTAGCAACTGAAAAAGGAGAAGTAACGAGATTTGGTATCTTTAATGCTCAGGAAAGAGGAATAATATTTGTTAGTCCTGGAACTAGAGTTTATCGGGGAATGATAATTGGAGAGAATGCACGGCCAAGTGATTTAGATATTAACATCTGCAAACAGAAAAAACTAGATAATATGCGTTCTGGTTCAGCTGATGAAGCAATCGATTTAATTCCTCCTACTGAATTGAGTTTAGAAGAAGCTTTAAATTATATTGCTGATGATGAGTATGTAGAAATTACTCCTAAAAATATTAGATTAAGAAAGAAAATTTTAAATGCGAAGAAACGCAGAAGAGCTAAAAAGAATTAACAGTTATCTAAGCGGAAGAATTGCTCAGCTTTATTTTAGTTTTGGGCAGGAAAAGCATTTATCTATGAGGAAATTTAGTTTTAGACGATGAAAATAACCTTTAGTGATAATTAATTCGAGAGGGGGAAGGGAATGTATCTAACATCGAGAGTAGAAGAAATTGATGAATCACCTACCTTAGCAATTAGCTCAAAAGCAAAGCAAATGAAAAATCAGGGACTTGATATTGTTGGTCTAGGAGCTGGAGAACCTGATTTTGAAACACCTGATCATATAAAAGAAGCAGGAATTGAAGCGATTGAGGCTGGATTTACTCACTATACTACTACTTCTGGGATCCAAGAATTAAAAGAAGCTATCTGTAATAAATTAAAGAGAGATAATGGTTTAGAGTATAATACAGATGAAATTATTGTTTCTTCTGGAGCTAAACATTCATTATATAATACTCTTCAGGCGATTTGCGAAGAAGGGGATGAAATTATTGTACCTACACCTTACTGGGTAAGCTATCCTCAGCAGATTAAATTAGCTGGAGGAGAAACAGTAGTTATTGAAACAAGCGAAGAGAATGGTTTTAAACTCAAGCCTGAAGATTTAAAAGCTAAAATTAATAATAAGACTCGGGGGATTATTTTAAATACGCCATCTAATCCGACAGGAACTGTCTATACAGAAGAAGAATTAGCAGAGATTGCTAAAATAGCTGTCGAAAATGGAATTTATATTATTGCTGATGAAATTTACGAAAAGATATATTATGACCAGAAGCCAGTAAGTATAGCTAGCTTGAATAAAGAAATTAAAGAATTAACAATTTTAATTAATGGAGTTTCAAAGGCTTATTCAATGACTGGATGGAGAATTGGCTATGCGGCAGCCGAGAGTGAAATAGTATCAGCAATGTCGAAACTTCAAAGCCATAGTACTTCTAATCCAAATTCTATTGCTCAGAAGGCTAGTTTAGCTGCCTTGCAGGGAAGTCAAGAGCCAGTAGAAAAGATGGTAACAGCTTTCGAGAAAAGAAGAAATTATATATTAGATAGAATTAATCGAATTAATGGGCTATCAGCTCGAAAACCTAAAGGGGCCTTTTATCTTTTTGTTAATGTTTCTGAATTAATAGGAAGTAAGATAGCTAATAATGAGGTTGTTGATGATAATAAACTGGCTGATGTTTTACTTACTGAAGCAAAAGTAGCAGTAGTACCAGGTTCTGCTTTTGGAGCGCCTAGTTATCTGCGGTTGTCTTATGCTGCATCTTTATCAGAATTAACCAAAGCTTTGGATAGAATTGAGGGATTATTAGGAACCGAAGCTTAATTTGACTCAGCAGCTTTAACTTTAATTATAGTTTCTCGTTGAAGAAGTAGCCAGATTAAATTTATTTTATAATTTGTGTCATCAACAAGAATTACTCGGTCGTCAATAGTATTACTAATTAAAGTACCATCAATTTTGTTCATCTGGCGACCGATAATGCTTTTTAATAATTCATATAATTTTTCTTTTAATTTTTGTTTGATATGTTTATTTTCTTCAGTTTCAATTATAATTTTTATATTTTGGACTACTTTCCACTTTCTATTAGCTAAGCTTTCTTCGAGTTTTTTTAATTCATTATTTTTAGTTTGAATCTTATTAGTTAGTTCATTATTTTCATAAATTAGTTGATCAATTTGACGGGCAGTAATTAAATTTATTATTAGCCCACCGACAATCACCCCTAAAATAAAAGCGGCTAGTAGTTGATATAGTTCACGTTGGGTAAGAGTTAAGAATCTGAATTTCATGATTTATTTACCCCCAGTTAGAATAGTAATTAACCAGATTGCTAATTGGGCTCCTAAAAAAGCTGAGATCAGAATTAATAGCTGTTTAGCTACTAAAGATATTTTTCCTTCCATAAAGCCACCTTCTAAAACTCTTAAATTGGAAAAAGTTCCACCAATAGCAGTGGCAATAGCCCAGAGTTTAATATCTTTAGCTAATTTAAACATAAGTTTAATCGGTGACTGCTGTGTAAGAACTCCGGCTAAGCTACCGACTAAGACTCCACCTAATAAAACTCCAAGTGAAGTAAAGAAGGCTATAATTATTCTTTGCATATTATCACCTGCTTAAATTGTTAATAATATATATTGATTTAAGTATTGATTTAGAACCGCCTTTTAAAGGCAGGATTTTAGAGTAGTTAGCGTGAATTAGTATATATTAGGGTAATAGACGCTTAAGATATTAACAGATTATTTTTAGTAATAAAGGAGGGCTGGTAATGAGTGAATTTGTGCATCTTCATGTTCATACTGAATATAGTCTCCTTGATGGAGCAGCTAAAATTGAAGAATTAGTAACTCAAGCTGCTGATTATGGAATGCCAGCCTTAGCTATTACTGATCATGGAAATATGTATGGAGTAGTAGAGTTTTATAAAGCAGCTAAAAAAGCAGGGATTAAGCCAATTATTGGATCTGAAGTTTATGTAGCTCCAGATAGTAGATTTGATCAAAAAAGTGGACAATCAGATAGTCCTTATCATTTAGTTTTATTGGCTAAGAATAATCAGGGATATCGAAATTTATTGAAGTTAGTTTCTAAAGGATATCTTGAAGGATTTTATTATAAACCGCGAGTTGATCTAGAATTACTTAAAGAGTTTAGTGAAGGTTTAATCTGTTTAAGTGGTTGTTTGGCCGGTAGAATCCCCAGAGATCTTTTGAATGAACAAGAGCAGCAGGCAAGAAAGATGATCAAGACATACCAAGATATATTTGGTGAAAATAATTTTTATTTAGAATTACAGGATCAAGGATTAAGAAAAGAAAAGATAGTTAATCATTCATTAATAGATTTAGGAAGAGAATTGGATGTACCGTTAGTAGCTACTAATGATGTACATTACTTAAACCAGGAAGATGCTCAGGCCCATGATGTATTGCTCTGTATTCAGACTGGAAAAAAATTAACAACAGAAGATAGAATGAAATTTCCCAATGATGAATTTTACTTAAAGAATAATCAGGAAATGGCTGAGATTTTTTCTGAAGTTCCACAGGCAATTGAAAATACAAGAGAAATTGCTGAGCGTTGTAATGTAGAACTTGATTTTGACCAAACATATCTTCCTTATTATGAGGTTCCGGATGAGGAAAGTTTGTCTTCTTATTTGCAGGAATTATGTTTAAAAGGAGCTAGAAGGCGATATGGCGAATTAACTGAGGAAGTAAAAGAACGGTTAGATTATGAATTAGAGATTATTAATGAAATGGGTTATCCAGCTTATTTTTTAATTGTCTGGGATTTCATTGAATATGCTAAAGATAAGGGGATTATGGTTGGGCCCGGTCGTGGTAGTGCAGCTGGGAGTTTAGTTTCTTATGTCTTAGGAATTACAGATATAGATCCGTTAGAACATGGTTTGATTTTTGAACGATTTTTGAATCCGCAGCGTGTTAGTATGCCTGATATTGATATAGATTTCTGTTATCAGCGTCGTGATGAAGTAATTGATTATGTAACTGAAGAATATGGACAAGATCGAGTAGCTCAAATTATTACTTTCGGGACTATGGCAGCTCGAGCAGTAGTGAGAGATGTAGGAAGAGTTTTAGATTTACCCTATGCACAAGTAGATGAGATAGCGAAATTAATACCTTTTGGTGCTGATTTAGAGGAGGCTTTGGAATCTTCTCAGGACCTTAAGGAGCTTTATCATAAAAAGGATAGGGTTAAAGAATTAATTGATTATGCTCAGAAATTAGAAGGATTACCGCGCCATGCTTCTACCCATGCAGCAGGAGTTGTCATTTCTAAGGAAAAATTAACAGAGTATACTCCTCTTCAACAAAATAAAGGAGAGGTTACTACTCAGTATCCAATGGGGGATTTAGAAGCTATTGGCCTGTTAAAGATGGATTTTCTGGGATTGAGAACTCTAACAGTAATTAATAATACCTTAGAGATTATTGAACAAACTCAGGATGTTGAACTTAATTTAGCTGAGATTTCCCTGGATGATGAAAAGACATATGAACTGTTGCAGACAGGTAATACTGAGGGGCTTTTTCAGATTGAATCAAATCTTTTTCAGCGGTTAATTGCTGACTTAAAGCCGACACGTTTTGAAGATTTAATTGCTCTATTAGCTTTAGGGAGACCTGGGCCGTTAGGTAGTGGAATGGTGGATGATTTTATCAAACGGTGCCACGGTGAAGCTGAGGTAGAGTATCCTCATCCTGTGTTAAAAGAAATTTTAGAAGAAACTTATGGCGTTATTCTCTATCAGGAACAGGTAATGCGGATTGCCAATGAAATAGCAGGTTATAGTCTTGGTGAAGCTGATATTCTTCGTCGTGGGATGGGAAAAAAGAAGCCAGAATTGTTAAAGAAGCATCGACAGAAGTTCATTGATGGTGCTTTAGAGAAAGGATATTCGGAAGAATTAGCTAATGAATTATTTGATTTAATGGAATATTTCGGCGGCTATGGGTTTAATAAATCACATAGTGCTGCATATGCATTTGTTTCTTATCGGACAGCTTATCTTAAGACCTATTATCCGGTAGAATTTATGGCAGCATTATTAAGCAGTGTTATGGGTAATAGTGATAAAGTTGCCCGTTATATAGAAGAATGTAATCGAATGGAGATTGAAGTTCTACCGCCTGATGTGAATGAGAGTGAAGTTAGATTTACTGTGGTTGAAGATAGAATTAGATTTGGATTAGAGGCAGTTAAAAATGTAGGACAGAAAGCTATTGAAGAAATAATCAGATCTCGAAAAGAAGAAGGGAACTTTGAATCTCTAGCTGATTTTTGTCAAAAGGTTTCCTTAGGTAAAGTTAATCAGCGGGTGATAGAAAGCTTAATTAAAGCTGGGGCCTTTGATTCATTAGGTGCTCACCGGTCACAGATGTTAACGGTTTTAGAAGATTTATATGAGCAGGCTCGTCAGATACAGAAAGAGAAAGGGAACGGACAGCAGTCTTTTGGTGATTTTCTAGATGCTGATGAGTTTGGAAATGTTGAAATTAGACTGCCTGAAATGTCTGAATATAGTCATGAGCAGTTATTAGCTATGGAGCGGGAATATCTGGGACTTTATATCTCTGGTCATCCTATTGATAAGTACCAGAATTTATTATCTAAGAATAGATTTAAATCGATAGTAGCTATTAAAGATTTATCTGATGAGGAAGAAGTTAAATTTGGAGGTATTATAAATGATTTAAATCAGATTGTAACTAAAAATGGAAAAGATATGGCTTTTTTAGAGTTAGAAGATAGAACGGGGCGATTAGAAGTAATAGTCTTTCCTGAACAGTATAATGATTCTCAGGAATTATTAATTCCAAAGAATTTTATAATGGGTAAAGGGAGATTAGATAAAAATGAAGAGGGGACTAAATT
The DNA window shown above is from Sporohalobacter salinus and carries:
- a CDS encoding NADH-dependent [FeFe] hydrogenase, group A6, with product MVSITVDGQEVEVKEGATVLDAAEKLNIDIPTLCYLEDLNEPGSCRVCLVEIEGEENYQPSCVYNVTDGLEVRTNTPGVIEARKKMIELLLSDHPFDCLTCAANQNCELQSLAKQYGIRDIDFDGERNEFPVDDLSPALVREPSKCIRCRRCINVCSEIQEVHIYDMNERGFDSVAAPAFNESLMDTPCITCGQCIMVCPTGALHGQDDKQKIWDALADDSKHVVIQTAPAIRVTIGEMFGMEVGSLVTGKLVSALKKVGFDRVFDDCFGADVVVMEEGHELMERLESDKDLPQFTSCCPGWVKFCESFYPSLLDNLSSCKSPQQVFGALAKTYYAEKVGIDPENIFSVSTMPCVAKKYEAQRPEMNDSGTQDVDAVLTTRELGEMIKQIGIDIKDLPEQEYDEPMGYATGAGVIFGSTGGVLEATLRTVYEKLTGERLEDFEIQEVRSQDFNEAEVKLDEERSIKAAVARGTGNARKLIHRVLSGEADYDFVEVMACPAGGCVGGGGQPIYSGRDRWGRMVEDRVARADGLFEADGKKDIKVAHENPFVKELYDSFLEKPHGEKSQKLLHTTYKDRQLYTHEERYSEKKGKEMKEADKNN
- a CDS encoding secondary thiamine-phosphate synthase enzyme YjbQ, with the translated sequence MVYELTINTNSKTEMVDITNKIQGLILDSGMEGGICTLFVPHTTAAVTINENADLTVQKDILKELNKVIPFEDDYQHLEGNSAAHIKSTLVGCSQQLIIEKGELVLGTWQGIYFCEFDGPRSRKLKVKLA
- a CDS encoding NADH-quinone oxidoreductase subunit NuoF, whose amino-acid sequence is MAAEAEVLVCSGTSCFSSGGPDIYQNLVEKIEKRGLTEEISLVQTGCFGFCEKGPIVVIYQEDNPGGTFYCQVESEDVQQIVEEHLIEGKIIEDLLYEEPGSGHKVREYENMGFYKYQQRIALRNCGLIEPHNIREYIARDGYRALGKALTEMTPEEVIDEVKTSKLRGRGGGGFPTGVKWELAKAAEGSPKFIICNADEGDPGAFMDRSILEGDPHSVIEGLALGGYAIGANQAYVYVRAEYPLAVDRLEKAIKLAKELGVLGENIFDSDFDFNVEIRVGAGAFVCGEETALIHSVQGDRGDPRGKPPYPANEGLWDQPTVINNVETLANIPQIILNGGNWFSHIGIDESTGTKVFALAGDIYNTGLIEVPMGTTLREIIFNLGGGIPDNKEFKAAQTGGPSGGCLPKDKLDISMDYDSLLEVGSMMGSGGLIVMDEDTCMVDVARFYLDFTQDEACGKCTPGRVGTKRLLEMLNRIVNGEAEENILDKLEALCHEIKKTALCGLGQSAPNPILSTLKYFRDEYEAHVFDKYCPAGVCKELSGYKIDEDACEACGVCKEKCPVSAIIGDKEEGYEIDPEICESCGICEEECPYEVITRG
- the typA gene encoding translational GTPase TypA, producing MGLVTRDDIRNIAIIAHVDHGKTTLVDGMLKQSGIFHEQKQVENRVMDTNDLEKERGITILSKNTAIDYKGIKVNIVDTPGHADFGGEVERILKMVDGVLLIVDAFEGPMPQTKFVLRKALNLDLKPIVVINKIDRSNARPYEVEDEVLELFIELEASDEQLEFPVIYASGLEGFSKEKLDEENRNLEPLFQKIITQIPPPTVDLNAPLQMIVTTIEYNDYVGRLAVGKIKQGKISNGALVSICRSDGSIITDQISNLYQYSGLGRKEVEDAKAGDIVAISGLNEINIGETIADKDDPKPLPFIEIEKPTVTMTFTTNDSPFAGQEGEFLTSRHLQARFDKELERNVALDVTETNSPDTWRVSGRGVLHLSVLIETMRREGYEFQVSKPDVITKQEDGQKLEPIKELVIDIPEKFMGTIMEEIGQRKGQMQNMKHLNAERIRLIFEIPARGLIGFRSDFLTITKGEGIINHTFSHYAPYKGGLPERQHGSLVATEKGEVTRFGIFNAQERGIIFVSPGTRVYRGMIIGENARPSDLDINICKQKKLDNMRSGSADEAIDLIPPTELSLEEALNYIADDEYVEITPKNIRLRKKILNAKKRRRAKKN
- a CDS encoding acetate uptake transporter; this translates as MTTNKIANPAPLGLAGFALTTFVLSFYNAGILSGGKAIVFPLALFYGGLAQFMAGMWEFKTGNTFGATAFTSYGAWWMFFALLEYSTALGWIDLGANAATSIGLVLTAWGIFTFYMWLGTFKLNRALWLIFLTLWITFFLLALGDLVAPKFGTLGGYMGIICALMAWYTSAAEVINDVSNETVLPLDEKDISV
- a CDS encoding histidinol-phosphatase HisJ family protein, which gives rise to MLVDYHVHPIAHDDGDHSEDNLREFVKQAKKVGVRELGIADHNRYFDAFQPENIQTINKEFGEVELKFGIEMDYTPGQEEEIAEFLDEFELDYVIGSIHYLGDWMFDHPDYVDEYNNRDIDEIYERYFNYVSQAAKSGLFDIIGHLDLIKVFDFHPCCDILEYAKLVLETIADEDLCIEINTNGLNKPVEEIYPSRKILQEAYNLEIPVTLSSDAHVPERVGEELEMAKEILKEIGYREIATFKKRQCKLISI
- a CDS encoding YtrH family sporulation protein; this encodes MQRIIIAFFTSLGVLLGGVLVGSLAGVLTQQSPIKLMFKLAKDIKLWAIATAIGGTFSNLRVLEGGFMEGKISLVAKQLLILISAFLGAQLAIWLITILTGGK
- a CDS encoding pyridoxal phosphate-dependent aminotransferase → MYLTSRVEEIDESPTLAISSKAKQMKNQGLDIVGLGAGEPDFETPDHIKEAGIEAIEAGFTHYTTTSGIQELKEAICNKLKRDNGLEYNTDEIIVSSGAKHSLYNTLQAICEEGDEIIVPTPYWVSYPQQIKLAGGETVVIETSEENGFKLKPEDLKAKINNKTRGIILNTPSNPTGTVYTEEELAEIAKIAVENGIYIIADEIYEKIYYDQKPVSIASLNKEIKELTILINGVSKAYSMTGWRIGYAAAESEIVSAMSKLQSHSTSNPNSIAQKASLAALQGSQEPVEKMVTAFEKRRNYILDRINRINGLSARKPKGAFYLFVNVSELIGSKIANNEVVDDNKLADVLLTEAKVAVVPGSAFGAPSYLRLSYAASLSELTKALDRIEGLLGTEA